A single region of the Vicia villosa cultivar HV-30 ecotype Madison, WI linkage group LG4, Vvil1.0, whole genome shotgun sequence genome encodes:
- the LOC131597181 gene encoding uncharacterized protein LOC131597181 — protein MLLSEYGIQYHAQKAIKGSVLSDHLASQPIDDDQSLQDDFSDEEIMYLKSKDYEEPLPEEGPDPESRWDLIFDGAVNDYGRGIGAVIVMPQEEAIDLRIKILDVYGDSALVINQIKGGWETLHPGFIPYRDYARRLLTFFNKVEFHHIPREEHQMADALATSASMYQVKFPNEAPQITIMLLDRRAHVFTIEVITNDRPWFYDIKVFLQKQ, from the exons ATGTTATTATCAGAGTACGGCATCCAATATCATGCCCAAaaagccatcaaaggaagtgttttaTCCGATCATTTGGCCTCTCAACCTATTGATGATGATCAATCCTTGCAAGACGACTTCTCAGATGAAGAGATCATGTATTTGAAATCAAAAGATTATGAAGAGCCTTTACCTGAAGAAGGGCCTGATCCTGAATCCCGATGGGATTTGATATTTGATGGAGCTGTTAATGATTATGGTAGAGGAATTGGGGCAGTCATTGTTATGCCACAAG AGGAAGCCATTGATCTTAGAATCAAGATTTTGGATGTGTATGGAGATTCTGCTCTAgttatcaatcaaatcaaaggaggatGGGAAACACTTCATCCTGGTTttattccttacagagattatgctcGAAGACTGCTGaccttcttcaacaaagttgagttCCATCACATACCTCGTGAGGAACATCAAATGGCAGATGCATTGGCTACCTCGGCTTCCATGTATCAAGTAAAGTTTCCAAATGAAGCTCCTCAAATTACAATCATGCTCCTGGATAGGCGAGCTCACGTATTCACTATTGAAGTTATCACAAATGACAGGCCGTGGTTTTATGACATTAAAGTCTTCTTACAGAAACAATAG